A single window of Anaerocolumna chitinilytica DNA harbors:
- a CDS encoding tyrosine-type recombinase/integrase: MTTRAAGDIFRKALRQSGVYNPGTIHTLRHCFATHLLKNGTDSPV, encoded by the coding sequence ATGACAACCAGAGCCGCTGGAGATATTTTTAGAAAAGCTCTCCGTCAATCAGGAGTTTATAACCCCGGAACGATTCACACATTACGACATTGTTTTGCCACGCATCTTCTTAAAAATGGAACAGACTCCCCTGTATAA
- a CDS encoding CARDB domain-containing protein: MKKYFKKGISFFLALVLIFSQNSFFMTSSFAADTANLAQGKSITASSVTQNYVATNANDGNVNTYWEGSPNSYANTLTVDLGSAQSINKVVLKLNPTWETRTQTLSVLTSTDNATYTSKVASATYTFNPSNSNAVTITFADTSARYIRLNFTANSGATAGQVAEIEAYGTAVTTGTPDLVVTDISWSPSNPAVGNAVTFSATVKNQGNDATPAGTVIGVSFTVDGTQVSWSDTTTSSLAAGASLTVTSNSGPTGLKTWNATSGSHNVTAWVDDVNRIAESNENNNQFSKTIIPGTVTPTPTATPTPTATPTPTATPTPTATPTPTATPTPGPDTNLSVGKSVTASSSIYTFVATNANDGNTSTYWEGSGQPANITMNLGANANITSLVLKLDPSSAWGQRTQTIEVLGHDQNTTTFTTLKSATVYTFNPASGNTVTIPVTATASEIRLNFTTNSGAPAGQIAEFEVYGSAAPNPDLIITNLTSSPTSPIETDVITLTAAVKNIGTASAATSDVKFYMGTTLVGTENTPIIAAGATANVSFIIGAQNAASYQLTAKVDEANTLVELDNSNNNYTSSTNLVVAPVQSADLIGNISWTPSNPSAGNTVTFTANLKNQGNIASGSGAHNITLVLKNSAGATVKTFNGSYTGSLAAGASVNVSMGTWTAVDGSYTLASTIGTDSMEVAIKQANNTSTTSLYSGRGANMPFTVLEAESLANSTNGTRLAPIYKLADYAGEASGHSAVNLDANGEYVEFTLTTPANAFVLRNAVAENTTGTVSIYADGVDKGNFNVTSKYSYVYATPTTLDRLGYDNSGTTAYWLYEDSQLMLDQVYPAGTKIKIQKDAGDVSWIDVDLLETENVAPAATNPDPSKYVQVSSTKSIDAALQEFRNDPTKKGIFIPAGTWTITNQIQLNTRATEVIGAGPWWTKLQAPQDQSNTDVGFTIASSANGSTIKDLSAWGNYQYRSDGPGKFLNGNGMQNVTIDNIWAEHFVCLYWGVNSSYNTFKNCRIKNTFADGINMTNGSSYNTINNCYARATGDDSFAIFSAIDGGGAGYNTGNKFTNLTAVCPRRAACFAVYGGSDNLFQNLYGADTLTYPGVTISSLSFGYNTLGFGDVDCVFDGITLDRCGGDFYTSNGADDKINGYQNFGAIWLFCGDRTFKNILVKNVDINDAIYSGIMFQTKYPDKLSMQNVRFENININRPGRYGIKLCVSVETGQGPCLGSASFTNVKVNNPSVAAIYGQSGCPGFTVNKIGTDNNW, from the coding sequence ATGAAAAAGTATTTTAAAAAGGGTATTAGTTTTTTCCTAGCATTAGTTCTAATTTTTTCACAGAACAGTTTTTTTATGACATCTTCCTTTGCAGCTGATACTGCTAATTTAGCGCAAGGAAAATCCATCACAGCAAGCAGCGTTACACAGAACTACGTAGCTACGAACGCAAATGATGGAAATGTTAATACGTATTGGGAAGGTTCACCAAATTCATACGCCAACACACTTACAGTAGATCTTGGAAGCGCTCAATCCATTAACAAAGTTGTGTTAAAGCTGAATCCTACTTGGGAAACTAGAACACAGACATTATCCGTTCTTACAAGTACCGACAATGCAACATATACTTCAAAAGTTGCATCTGCAACATATACTTTCAATCCTTCTAACTCTAATGCAGTGACAATTACATTCGCTGATACAAGTGCTAGATACATAAGATTGAATTTTACTGCCAACAGTGGCGCAACTGCAGGTCAAGTGGCAGAAATCGAAGCTTATGGTACAGCGGTTACAACTGGTACTCCTGACTTAGTTGTTACAGATATTTCTTGGAGTCCTTCTAATCCAGCAGTTGGAAATGCAGTAACTTTCAGTGCTACAGTTAAGAATCAAGGTAATGACGCAACACCAGCAGGTACAGTTATCGGTGTTAGCTTTACAGTTGATGGAACACAAGTAAGTTGGTCAGATACCACCACTTCTTCTTTAGCAGCTGGTGCATCACTAACTGTTACATCCAACAGCGGACCAACTGGATTAAAAACTTGGAATGCTACTTCTGGTAGTCATAATGTGACAGCATGGGTTGATGATGTTAACAGAATTGCAGAATCAAACGAAAACAATAATCAATTTTCCAAAACGATAATACCTGGTACTGTAACACCCACACCAACTGCTACACCAACACCAACCGCTACACCAACACCAACCGCTACACCAACACCAACCGCTACACCAACACCAACTGCTACACCAACACCAGGGCCAGATACAAATCTTTCAGTAGGCAAGTCAGTTACAGCATCTTCATCCATTTACACATTTGTTGCAACAAATGCCAATGACGGAAATACGTCTACATACTGGGAAGGTAGCGGACAGCCTGCAAATATAACAATGAACTTAGGCGCAAATGCAAACATTACGTCATTGGTACTGAAGTTGGATCCATCTTCTGCATGGGGACAACGTACACAGACTATAGAAGTACTCGGACATGACCAAAACACTACAACCTTTACAACATTAAAATCTGCTACAGTATATACCTTTAATCCTGCATCAGGGAACACTGTTACAATTCCTGTAACAGCAACTGCAAGTGAAATAAGACTCAACTTTACAACTAACTCCGGTGCACCTGCTGGACAGATTGCAGAGTTTGAGGTTTACGGATCAGCAGCTCCAAATCCTGATTTAATAATAACTAATTTAACAAGTTCACCAACTTCACCAATTGAAACTGATGTTATTACTTTAACTGCAGCAGTTAAAAATATTGGAACAGCTTCAGCTGCTACTTCCGATGTTAAATTCTACATGGGAACAACTCTTGTAGGAACTGAAAATACTCCTATAATTGCAGCTGGTGCAACCGCTAATGTTTCATTTATTATAGGAGCCCAAAATGCAGCTTCATATCAGTTAACTGCGAAGGTTGATGAAGCTAATACTTTAGTGGAACTCGACAATTCAAATAACAATTATACAAGTTCAACAAATCTTGTTGTAGCCCCTGTACAAAGTGCTGACCTTATAGGAAACATTTCTTGGACACCAAGTAATCCAAGTGCAGGAAATACAGTAACTTTCACAGCAAACCTGAAGAACCAGGGAAATATTGCTTCAGGAAGTGGAGCACACAATATTACATTAGTACTTAAGAATTCTGCAGGTGCAACTGTTAAAACCTTTAATGGTTCATATACCGGTTCTTTAGCTGCCGGAGCATCAGTAAATGTATCCATGGGAACATGGACAGCAGTAGATGGAAGCTACACACTTGCATCTACCATCGGAACAGATTCCATGGAGGTTGCAATAAAGCAGGCAAACAACACTAGCACAACAAGCCTTTATTCAGGCCGTGGTGCTAATATGCCATTTACTGTATTAGAAGCTGAATCCTTAGCGAACTCAACTAACGGAACAAGATTGGCTCCTATTTATAAACTTGCAGACTATGCAGGTGAAGCATCAGGACATTCAGCAGTAAATCTCGATGCAAATGGAGAATATGTAGAATTTACACTTACAACTCCTGCAAACGCATTTGTACTGCGTAATGCCGTTGCTGAAAATACTACAGGAACAGTTAGTATTTATGCAGATGGAGTTGACAAAGGAAACTTTAATGTTACTTCCAAGTACTCATATGTTTATGCAACACCTACAACATTAGACAGGCTTGGATATGATAATTCAGGTACAACTGCATACTGGCTCTATGAAGATTCCCAATTAATGCTTGACCAGGTTTATCCAGCAGGAACAAAAATCAAAATCCAAAAAGATGCTGGTGACGTTTCATGGATAGATGTAGACTTGTTGGAAACTGAAAACGTTGCTCCAGCTGCTACAAATCCAGATCCAAGTAAATATGTTCAAGTTTCAAGCACAAAATCTATTGACGCGGCTCTGCAAGAATTTAGAAATGATCCAACAAAGAAAGGTATATTTATTCCTGCAGGAACATGGACAATCACTAACCAGATTCAACTAAATACACGTGCAACGGAAGTTATTGGTGCTGGTCCATGGTGGACTAAGCTTCAAGCTCCACAAGACCAGTCAAATACTGATGTTGGATTCACTATCGCTTCATCAGCTAACGGTTCAACCATTAAAGACTTGTCAGCTTGGGGTAACTATCAATACCGTTCGGACGGTCCAGGAAAATTCCTTAACGGTAATGGTATGCAGAATGTAACCATCGATAATATTTGGGCAGAACACTTTGTATGTCTGTATTGGGGTGTTAACTCCTCCTACAACACGTTTAAAAACTGCCGTATCAAGAACACATTTGCAGATGGTATCAACATGACAAACGGTTCTTCCTATAACACTATTAACAACTGTTATGCACGTGCAACAGGTGATGACTCTTTCGCAATATTTAGCGCAATTGATGGAGGCGGAGCAGGTTATAACACAGGTAATAAGTTCACAAATCTTACAGCTGTCTGCCCAAGACGTGCAGCATGCTTTGCAGTATATGGCGGATCTGATAATTTATTTCAGAACCTCTATGGTGCAGACACATTAACATATCCTGGTGTCACAATCAGCAGCTTGAGCTTTGGTTACAACACACTCGGATTTGGTGATGTAGACTGCGTATTTGACGGAATAACCCTAGACAGATGCGGTGGTGACTTCTACACTAGTAACGGCGCAGATGACAAGATCAATGGCTACCAGAACTTCGGAGCAATTTGGTTATTCTGCGGAGATAGAACCTTTAAGAATATTCTCGTAAAAAATGTTGATATCAATGATGCTATATACTCTGGTATAATGTTCCAGACCAAGTATCCCGATAAGCTTTCAATGCAGAATGTACGCTTTGAAAACATCAACATCAACAGACCTGGACGTTACGGTATCAAACTCTGCGTTTCTGTTGAAACAGGACAAGGCCCATGTCTTGGCTCTGCAAGCTTCACAAACGTTAAAGTCAATAATCCGAGCGTTGCGGCAATTTACGGACAGTCAGGTTGCCCTGGCTTCACAGTAAATAAAATTGGAACAGATAACAACTGGTAA
- a CDS encoding class I SAM-dependent methyltransferase, whose product MGKKTEQSRITYNKMALEYDSSPEGSYTRAHKAELIKKVVVKNGDTILDVACGNGFLLAELSKNAKVNAFGVDISENMIAVAKKRYPNSTFLAQPCFPLSFENRSINVITVSCAFHHFEQPQGFADECMRTLKNDGVIYMAEPYFSPLIRWIANMAVFPFSHNGDVRVYSSKELSTFFRTAGFTKIQTYIKDTILFFEARK is encoded by the coding sequence ATGGGAAAAAAGACAGAGCAATCTCGAATAACATATAACAAGATGGCTTTAGAATATGATTCATCGCCAGAGGGAAGTTATACAAGAGCTCATAAAGCTGAGCTCATAAAAAAAGTCGTTGTTAAGAATGGAGATACCATCTTGGACGTTGCATGTGGCAATGGATTTCTGCTTGCTGAACTTTCTAAAAATGCAAAAGTAAATGCTTTTGGTGTTGACATTTCAGAAAATATGATTGCAGTTGCAAAGAAACGTTATCCTAATAGTACATTTTTAGCTCAGCCTTGTTTTCCACTCAGCTTTGAGAATAGGAGCATAAACGTGATTACGGTGTCCTGCGCATTTCATCATTTTGAACAGCCTCAAGGGTTTGCGGATGAATGTATGAGGACTTTAAAAAATGATGGGGTTATATACATGGCTGAACCATATTTTTCCCCTCTTATACGGTGGATTGCAAATATGGCTGTATTCCCATTCTCGCATAATGGAGATGTCAGAGTTTACAGTTCAAAAGAATTAAGCACTTTTTTTAGAACAGCAGGTTTTACTAAGATACAAACTTACATAAAAGACACCATACTATTTTTTGAAGCTAGAAAATAA
- a CDS encoding GNAT family N-acetyltransferase, translating to MKEKMDLRKADCNIGMEECSRSIKTKQFQILTDINLIWDFMVEIYGRNFSNGVAAPFYEYAITSTWMDISYQYLNRIWFDGDKVVAFVFTESPVTNIFFNLRPGYEELVEELLDYAEEYMPNFGKQRQFILFIGQDFLIDAVTKRGYSKVYEEKDFIFDFQNELTYKLPEGFHFVKESEIDPIKLARCCWKGFDHEQDKGPFEKWEEADSGTSWNPQKGYNGVRKGIMCPAPHATPQFDIIIANDEEEYVCYSGMWWVKENNLAYMEPLCTIPEYRNRGLAAVALSKHYERMKKLGATHMTGGGNEFYKKIGYSDDGIVWTHWKKS from the coding sequence ATGAAAGAAAAAATGGACTTGAGGAAAGCAGATTGCAATATAGGAATGGAAGAATGCAGTAGAAGTATTAAAACAAAGCAATTTCAAATATTAACAGACATTAATTTAATATGGGATTTCATGGTGGAAATCTATGGGCGCAATTTCAGTAATGGTGTGGCGGCTCCTTTTTATGAATATGCAATCACATCAACATGGATGGACATTTCTTATCAATACTTGAATCGAATTTGGTTTGATGGAGACAAAGTTGTAGCATTTGTTTTCACTGAATCACCTGTTACTAATATATTTTTTAATCTTCGTCCGGGATATGAAGAATTAGTGGAGGAATTATTAGATTACGCTGAAGAATATATGCCGAATTTTGGTAAGCAGAGACAATTCATTTTATTTATAGGGCAGGATTTTCTGATTGATGCAGTGACAAAGAGAGGATATAGTAAGGTTTATGAAGAAAAAGACTTCATTTTCGATTTTCAAAATGAACTTACTTATAAGCTGCCGGAAGGTTTTCACTTCGTGAAGGAGAGTGAGATTGATCCCATAAAACTGGCTAGGTGTTGCTGGAAAGGATTCGACCATGAGCAGGATAAAGGTCCATTTGAAAAATGGGAAGAGGCAGATAGCGGAACGAGCTGGAATCCACAAAAGGGATATAATGGTGTGCGGAAAGGTATTATGTGTCCGGCTCCTCATGCAACTCCCCAATTTGATATAATCATTGCAAACGATGAAGAAGAGTATGTTTGTTACTCCGGAATGTGGTGGGTTAAGGAAAACAATTTAGCTTATATGGAGCCCTTATGCACAATACCAGAATACAGAAACAGAGGATTGGCAGCGGTTGCATTATCGAAACATTACGAACGAATGAAGAAGCTTGGTGCAACTCATATGACGGGCGGAGGGAACGAATTTTATAAGAAAATTGGTTACTCTGACGACGGGATTGTATGGACACATTGGAAGAAGAGTTGA
- a CDS encoding P-loop NTPase family protein, translating into MKIYIVGAVSSGKTTLARKLSEKLNIRYQSLDEVVYIPDKSSPWGNRKRQPEERDNMFYSIIQQSMWIIEDTGRPCFVEGLKVADKIVLLEVPTRIRNHRIIKRWIKQQLGVEKCIYIPNINMLKCMLHWSKDYDLGIDKLKERISPYQGKVIVIKNDREINNFIRKCTI; encoded by the coding sequence ATGAAAATATACATTGTCGGTGCGGTGTCCAGTGGTAAGACTACGCTTGCTAGAAAGTTATCAGAAAAACTAAATATTCGGTATCAATCCCTTGATGAAGTTGTTTATATTCCAGATAAATCGAGCCCATGGGGAAATCGAAAAAGGCAACCTGAAGAACGAGATAATATGTTTTACTCAATAATTCAACAGTCAATGTGGATAATTGAAGACACAGGAAGACCGTGTTTTGTTGAGGGTTTAAAGGTAGCTGATAAAATTGTACTTCTTGAAGTCCCAACACGGATAAGAAATCATAGAATTATTAAACGATGGATAAAACAACAACTTGGTGTTGAAAAATGTATATATATTCCTAATATTAATATGCTTAAATGTATGTTGCACTGGTCGAAGGATTATGATCTAGGAATTGATAAATTAAAAGAAAGAATATCTCCATATCAAGGGAAAGTTATTGTAATAAAAAATGATAGAGAGATTAATAACTTTATAAGGAAATGCACTATTTAA
- a CDS encoding GNAT family N-acetyltransferase produces MRDIKLIKPSAEFAEKIEEYRAEFPAERERVTYDPSRIPGLDYLEKYDNVLDWLQYCKNMSNKLTWYMAFRESDSKIVGFIVFRHKLEYDDDDIEFASNFGYSVCPSERGKGYAKEQLRLGLQKAKAFGIDKIRIVCRDINIGSNKTILVNGGVYVDTILGEKSGLIVNRYDIQMDMNIN; encoded by the coding sequence ATGAGAGACATTAAGTTAATTAAACCATCTGCTGAGTTTGCAGAGAAAATTGAAGAATATAGAGCAGAATTTCCTGCTGAACGAGAGAGAGTTACATACGATCCAAGCAGAATTCCAGGTTTAGATTATCTTGAAAAGTATGACAATGTACTTGACTGGCTTCAGTATTGCAAAAATATGTCCAACAAATTAACTTGGTATATGGCATTTCGTGAAAGCGACAGTAAGATAGTCGGTTTCATTGTTTTTCGTCACAAACTCGAATACGATGATGACGACATAGAGTTTGCCTCAAACTTTGGCTATTCGGTTTGTCCAAGCGAACGTGGTAAAGGGTACGCAAAAGAGCAGTTACGGCTGGGCTTACAGAAAGCAAAAGCATTTGGGATTGATAAAATACGAATTGTTTGTCGTGATATAAACATTGGTAGTAATAAAACAATTCTTGTCAACGGCGGTGTGTATGTTGACACCATTCTTGGTGAAAAATCGGGATTGATTGTTAATCGTTACGACATTCAGATGGATATGAACATTAATTGA
- a CDS encoding class I SAM-dependent methyltransferase — protein sequence MSIENFTGKAEDYAKGRPGYPKAAIDTIVGLAPKGAVFADIGAGTGKLTVKLAEHEYTVFAVEPNADMRKQLTITLAPFSNVKIIDGTAETTTLPDHSVDILTVAHALHWFSLDSFRAECCRVVKPGGLVMAIYNLTPGGGMIHLSKKTTDAFFTNPMTWEFPNPMEYTRENWLAYIASQEEYPLATDPIYDAHIAAINAAFDRDSVDGLLSCNRVTKIYCERI from the coding sequence ATGAGTATAGAAAATTTTACTGGCAAGGCGGAAGACTATGCCAAAGGACGTCCGGGTTACCCCAAGGCGGCTATAGACACAATCGTCGGGCTTGCGCCAAAAGGTGCGGTATTCGCAGATATTGGAGCAGGGACAGGAAAATTAACAGTAAAACTGGCAGAACACGAATATACTGTGTTTGCCGTTGAACCCAATGCAGATATGCGTAAGCAACTTACCATTACGTTAGCACCTTTTTCAAACGTAAAGATTATTGATGGCACTGCGGAAACCACAACACTCCCTGATCATAGTGTTGATATTCTCACTGTTGCTCATGCACTACACTGGTTTAGTCTGGATTCGTTCCGCGCAGAATGTTGCCGTGTCGTTAAACCAGGTGGATTAGTCATGGCAATTTACAATCTAACCCCCGGTGGAGGGATGATACACTTAAGTAAAAAGACTACTGATGCTTTCTTCACAAACCCAATGACTTGGGAATTTCCTAACCCTATGGAGTATACGCGGGAGAACTGGCTTGCCTACATCGCATCACAGGAAGAATATCCATTGGCTACCGACCCCATATATGACGCACATATCGCAGCAATAAACGCAGCATTTGACCGTGATAGTGTGGATGGACTGTTAAGTTGTAATAGAGTAACGAAAATATATTGTGAAAGAATATAA
- a CDS encoding phosphotransferase enzyme family protein: MCELNLLDNALQLYGMTGAKAELIRHNENMTYCIDDKFLLRIHKSKAGFSAAPFYNDINMLKVRESELKFLEHLKSNGLNVQSSILNNNNELVTVLRDGTVATMLTWLPGRNLDKGELSEELGYKLGEMLAKVHIAAKGYNADYCLRYDQKLCQRSQELFLYLLNNERLNKKYYVIITNVLELIGVKLKQSEANYICLHSDLSLSNIILTNDELIPIDFSLFGYSTRMLDFGSIYCFINEANCRLSIIKGYEGLTGCKINADEIDIYFALQIILGIVLHYELWINEDWFYKRLPEWCDETFIPLLKKYRG, encoded by the coding sequence ATGTGTGAACTAAATTTATTAGACAATGCTTTACAACTTTATGGTATGACTGGTGCCAAGGCTGAACTAATCCGCCATAATGAAAATATGACATATTGCATTGATGATAAGTTTCTACTTAGAATACATAAATCAAAAGCCGGATTTAGCGCGGCACCTTTTTATAATGATATCAATATGTTAAAAGTTCGTGAAAGTGAGCTTAAATTTTTAGAACACCTAAAATCCAATGGCTTGAACGTGCAATCATCGATTCTAAATAATAATAATGAATTAGTTACAGTGCTAAGAGATGGAACTGTTGCAACAATGTTAACATGGCTTCCAGGCAGAAACTTGGACAAAGGTGAATTATCAGAAGAACTAGGGTATAAATTGGGTGAGATGCTGGCTAAGGTTCATATAGCTGCAAAGGGCTATAACGCAGATTACTGTTTAAGATATGATCAGAAGTTATGCCAAAGGTCTCAAGAACTCTTTTTATATTTATTAAATAATGAACGACTTAATAAAAAATATTATGTAATAATAACCAATGTATTGGAGCTAATTGGTGTTAAATTGAAGCAATCAGAAGCAAATTATATTTGTTTGCACTCGGACTTATCATTATCAAATATTATACTAACTAATGATGAGCTAATACCAATTGATTTCTCTTTATTCGGATATAGTACCCGTATGTTGGATTTCGGCAGTATTTATTGCTTTATTAATGAAGCTAATTGTAGGCTTAGTATAATAAAAGGCTATGAAGGGTTAACGGGTTGCAAAATTAATGCTGATGAAATTGATATCTATTTTGCACTACAGATTATTTTAGGAATAGTGCTGCATTACGAATTGTGGATTAATGAGGATTGGTTTTATAAAAGATTGCCTGAGTGGTGCGATGAGACCTTCATTCCACTACTAAAAAAATATAGAGGATGA
- a CDS encoding EFR1 family ferrodoxin (N-terminal region resembles flavodoxins. C-terminal ferrodoxin region binds two 4Fe-4S clusters.): protein MKSVVYYFTGTGNNLQVAKKIAEALPNCELISMGKGRHDNTKVYDYIGFVYPTYAFNLPRRVTRFINEMSIEKSKNAYFFAVTGCGNISGVALTVPAKILAKKGVTLNFAEEIIMVGNYVAMYKMNERNLEKYQTATDQIPVLVRKIVSKTQQPAGKVNEALNLSTAFGQKVIYARKDKGFNVSDDCIGCGICEKVCPVSNIKMENNKPSFHHNCEQCMACVQWCPKEAINYKNKTQNRGRYTNPSISVKEIIEGNKNNRQ from the coding sequence TTGAAAAGTGTAGTTTATTATTTTACAGGAACAGGAAATAACTTACAGGTAGCTAAGAAAATTGCTGAGGCATTACCAAATTGCGAGTTAATATCAATGGGGAAAGGAAGGCATGACAATACGAAAGTATATGATTATATAGGTTTTGTTTATCCGACATATGCCTTTAATTTGCCTCGGAGAGTTACTCGGTTTATAAATGAAATGTCGATTGAAAAAAGTAAAAATGCATATTTTTTTGCTGTGACTGGATGCGGTAATATTAGTGGTGTTGCGTTAACTGTTCCTGCCAAAATTTTAGCAAAAAAGGGTGTGACACTTAATTTTGCAGAAGAAATTATTATGGTTGGAAATTACGTTGCGATGTATAAAATGAACGAGAGAAACCTGGAGAAATATCAGACTGCTACTGACCAGATACCTGTTTTGGTACGAAAGATAGTTTCTAAAACACAGCAACCAGCAGGTAAAGTAAATGAGGCTCTGAATTTATCAACGGCTTTCGGACAAAAAGTAATATATGCCAGAAAAGACAAAGGCTTTAATGTTTCCGATGATTGTATTGGATGTGGAATTTGTGAGAAAGTTTGTCCGGTTAGCAATATCAAAATGGAAAATAATAAGCCAAGTTTCCATCACAATTGTGAACAATGCATGGCATGTGTGCAGTGGTGCCCTAAGGAGGCTATTAATTATAAGAATAAGACACAAAACAGAGGACGTTATACTAATCCTAGTATTAGTGTAAAAGAAATAATAGAAGGCAATAAGAACAATCGACAGTAG
- a CDS encoding RrF2 family transcriptional regulator → MAYSTEFSRAITICLLINQKMDEYGFEFVSTNTIAEFLKIPAPTVVRILRSLNAAGLTATKEGAKGGVLLAKPIAEITLLDIFLSVEHGSLFKMDIDFLIEDSRIDNLKSLIAGYMEDAEIAMKESLKKTTLTDIAKSL, encoded by the coding sequence TTGGCATATTCTACAGAGTTTTCGCGTGCAATTACGATTTGTCTCTTGATAAATCAAAAAATGGATGAGTATGGGTTTGAGTTTGTATCAACAAATACAATTGCAGAATTTCTTAAAATACCGGCACCTACAGTGGTTAGAATTTTGAGAAGTCTGAATGCAGCTGGACTTACTGCAACAAAAGAAGGGGCAAAAGGCGGAGTACTTTTGGCAAAACCAATTGCCGAAATAACTTTGCTGGACATATTTTTATCGGTTGAACATGGTTCTTTATTTAAAATGGATATTGATTTTCTAATTGAAGATTCAAGAATTGATAATTTAAAATCTCTTATAGCAGGTTATATGGAGGATGCCGAAATCGCTATGAAAGAATCTCTTAAAAAAACAACTTTAACTGATATAGCTAAATCGCTATAA
- a CDS encoding SDR family NAD(P)-dependent oxidoreductase, translating to MKALITGANKGIGFAIAEALGKSGVEILVGARSESRGQDAVRKLSTKGITASFVKIDLDNFDTIHNATEEIDQLDLLINNAGIPDSYKADRPALDQKKTTFDYTTDDLRETMEVNFFGTHEMIRSFLPKLAENGKIVNITVPIQPNNFWHPLAYQTSKAAQNVMAMTYALEFKNTGSSKQIFGVMPGGVATELNGHTVGALDGFIKSAEEAGELIAKLVLDTENHNGQMIQFDGKIVTDYEVQIHG from the coding sequence ATGAAAGCACTCATCACAGGCGCAAATAAAGGCATTGGCTTTGCTATTGCAGAAGCTCTCGGAAAATCAGGCGTTGAAATTTTGGTTGGCGCACGCAGTGAAAGTCGTGGCCAAGATGCAGTTAGAAAGCTGTCAACAAAAGGTATTACAGCAAGTTTTGTCAAAATTGATTTAGACAATTTTGATACGATTCACAACGCTACAGAAGAAATTGATCAGCTTGATTTGCTTATCAACAATGCGGGAATTCCTGACAGTTACAAGGCTGACCGCCCCGCCCTTGACCAGAAGAAAACAACGTTTGACTACACGACCGACGACCTCCGTGAGACAATGGAAGTCAATTTCTTCGGGACACACGAGATGATTAGAAGTTTTTTGCCGAAACTCGCTGAAAATGGAAAAATCGTGAACATCACGGTACCGATTCAGCCAAATAATTTCTGGCATCCGCTCGCTTATCAGACCAGTAAAGCCGCGCAAAATGTGATGGCGATGACTTACGCACTTGAGTTCAAAAATACGGGCAGTAGCAAACAGATTTTTGGCGTCATGCCTGGTGGTGTGGCGACAGAACTCAACGGTCATACCGTTGGTGCGCTTGATGGCTTTATCAAATCAGCTGAAGAAGCGGGTGAGCTCATCGCCAAACTCGTACTTGACACGGAAAACCACAACGGTCAGATGATTCAATTTGACGGGAAAATCGTTACAGATTACGAAGTGCAAATACACGGATAA